CTGGAGGCGGTGCGCCAGCGCACCAAGTACCTCGAGGGCCGAGAGCTTGAGGCGGGCGACGTGCTGCGCCCCGAGGTCGCCTGCCTGGCGCTGGTGGACCAGTGGTTTGATGCCGGTCTTTCGCGCGACGAGCTGGACCTCGTGTTCGATTCGCTTGAAACCGCTCTGACCAAGGCGGCGGTGCCGGCCTACGAGGCGGTGACCGAGTTCTACGACACGCAAGGCGTGCCCGACCTGGCGGCGCTGCGCAGCCGCGTGGTTCGGCCTGCGTCCGCCGGCACGCGCGCGTATGCCGGCGCGGGCTCGGCTTTTGCGCCAGGCCATCCCGCGACTTCGGGCTATGGGGCGCTCGCCAGCGGCTCCCAGCTCGGTTCGGCGGGCGCGCACCTGGCGCCGCAGGCGGGCATGGTGGCGCCCTCGGCCTATGCCGGCTACCCTGGCGGCGCCCAGGCGGTGGATGCGGCGCAAGCCTACGGCTGGTCGCAACTGGACATGACGCGCCAGCGTGCCGAGGAGGTCATGGTGCAGTTGCAGCACCTGCTGGTCCAGTCGTCCACGGGCTTCAGCCCGGTGCATGCGCCCCCTGCAACCGTGGCCTTGTCGCAGGCGCTCGGCTCCATGCAGGTGCAGGCCAATGCCTTCTACGGCAGCGCCGGGCCGCACATGCTGGTTTCTGCCTACGCGCCGGTCGCCGTGGCCCAGGCGGTGACTGAAGTGCGCCAGCGCGCGGTCGAACTCAAGGAAAAGGCCGAGACGGCCAGCGAGAAGGCGATCATCGAAATCGTCGCGCTGATGTTCCAGAGCATTCTGGACGAGGACCGCATTCCGCCTTCGGTGCGCGTGTGGTTTGCGCGCCTGCAGGTGCCGGTGCTCAGGGTCGCGCTGGCCGAGCCGCAATTCTTCAACCAGGTGGACCATCCGGCGCGCAAGCTGATCGACCGCATGGGCTCGTGCGTGCTGGGTTTTGACGCCAATGCCATCAACGGCAGCGCGCTGGAGAAGGAAATCCGCCGCGTGGTGCAGGTCGTGGAGCAATATCCCGAGACCGGCAGCAAGGTGTTTCAGATCGTCCACGACGAATTCGAGAAATTCCTTGCCGACTCGCTCGTGAAGGCGCAGAAAACGAGCTCCGAGATCGTGGGCGTGGCCCAGCAGATGGAGCAAAAGGAGACGCTCACCGTCCAGTTCACGATAGAGCTGCGCACCATGCTGCGCGACATGCCGGTGCGCGACGAAATACGCGACTTCCTGTTTCGCACCTGGGCCGAGGTATTGGCCATGGCGGCGGTGAAGTACGGCGTGCAGGACAAGGAGACCATGCAGTACAAGCGCGTGGCGGCCGACCTGGTCTGGGCCTCAGGCGCCAAGCCCAATCGCAGCGAGCGCAACCAGGTGATACAGATGCTGCCCGGCATACTCGAGCGCCTGCGCCGGGGGCTGGCCCTGGTTGGCATGGAAGGTGAAGCGCAGGACGCGCAGATCAAGGAATTGACGGACACCCTGGCCGAAGCCTTCGTCGCCAAGACCGCGGTGATCCCCCAGGAGCGCATCGACGAGATGGCCCAACGCCTGGTGGACCTGGAAGACTTCATCAGCGACGAGAGCCTGGGCGACATTCCGCTGAACGCCGAGAACATCGAACTGCTGCTTGGCATCGATGCCTCGGCCATCGACGTGATTCCCGACACCGATGCGCCGGTTCAGAGCGAAGCGCTCAAGCGCGCCAACGAACTGTCCCTGGGTACCTGGTACACGCTGGACCACAACGGCGGCACCACGCGGGTGCAGTACGTCTGGCACAGCCAGCGCAAGCAGTTGCATTTGTTCATTGCGCCCAGCGGGCAGAATTACCTGTTTCAGGCGCGGCGGCTGGCGGCCTATCTCCAGGCGCGACTGCTCACGCCGCAGGATGTCGAAGGCATCACGGTGCGCGCGACGCGCAACGTGGTGGCCAAACTCAATGCCAATCCGGAACGCCTGTTGAGCTGAGAGCCCGAGACAGCGAGCGTATTCCGGCGGCGCGCCCTTCCTGCCCGTAGCTCAACTGGACAGAGCAATTGCCTTCTAAGCAATAGGTCGGGGGTTCGAGTCCCTCCGGGCAGGCCATCAGGAGACGTGTCGTCTTGACATGGCGGTGCCGCTTGCGGCGCCGGATGTGCGGTGCTAGATTGTCTGCGGGTGGGCCACCACCCCCCGCTTTCCTCCCTGAGCGGGGCCTCGGGCCGCGTGCGGCCGCAGAGGCTTGTCTGCCCGGCCGAGCGCCGGGCTCCTTTTTATGGACGATGCCGCCGCATGCTGTGGGTCAAGTCTTTGCATATCGTTTTCGTGGTCAGCTGGTTCGCCGGGCTCTTCTATCTGCCGCGCATCTTCGTCAATCTGGCCATGGTGGCACCGGGATCCGTGGCCGAGCGCCAGCGTCTGCTCCTGATGGCGCGCAAGCTCATGCGCTTCATGAGCCTGCTGGCGGTGCCGGCGCTCGCGCTCGGCCTGTGGCTGTGGCTGGGCTACGGCATAGGCCGGGGGCCGGGCAATGGCTGGCTGCACGCCAAGCTGCTGGTGGTGCTGGCCTTGCTGGTCTATCACGGGCTGTGCATGCTGGAGCTGCACCGCCTGGCGCACGGCACGAGCCGCCATGGCGATCGCTGGTTCCGCTGGTTCAACGAGATCCCCGTGCTGCTGCTGCTCGCTGCGGTGGTGCTGGTCGTGGTCAAGCCTTTCTGAGCTGCTTTCTACAATGGAGTCCATGAACGATTCCCGATCTGTACCCTACTACCAGCGGCATATCTTCTTTTGCCTCAACCAGCGCGACAACGGCGACTACTGCTGCGCCCAGCATGGAGCGAAGGAGGCGTTTGAGCACTGCAAACGCCGCGTCAAGGACGAAGGGCTTGCCGGCAAGGGCAAGGTCAGGGTCAACAAGGCGGGGTGTTTGAACCGCTGCGCGGGCGCCCCCGTCGCCGTCGTCTATCCCGAGGGCATCTGGTACACCTATGTGGACCTGGCGGATATCGACGAGATCGTCGAAGCGCATCTCAAGCATGGCCAGATCGTCGAGCGTCTGGTACTGCCCGATGAGGTAGGCCGATGAGCGCCATCGCCACGCACACCAGGGGTTGATGCGCGATGCAGTCCCAGCGTCTTGAATTGGCAGGCCCGGCCGGAGCGATCGAAGCGGTGCGCAGTGCGCCCGATGATGAAGCGTCGCTGCGGGGCACGGCGGTCGTCGCCCATCCCCATCCGCAGTTTGGCGGCACCATGAACAACAAGGTCGTCCAGACGCTGGCGCGTGCCTTCGTCATGGCGGGGTTTGCCGCGGTGCGTTTCAATTTCCGGGGCGTGGGCGAATCGGCCGGTACCTACGACGAAGGCCGTGGTGAGCTGCAGGACATGCTTGCGGTCGTGCAGCAAGCGGCCGCCGAAGGGCCGCTGGCCCTGGCGGGCTTTTCCTTCGGCGCCTTCGTGGCAAGCCAGGCACTGCACACGCTGTGGGAGCAGCGCCCCGCCACGCATGCGGTGCTGGTGGGCGCGGCCGCGAGCAACTTCGACGTCGCCCAGGTTCCCGAGCCGGCGCGCATGCGCACGCTGGTGGTGCATGGGGAACACGACGACGTCGTGCCGCTTGCCGCCGTGCTCGACTGGGCTCGGCCCCAGCTACTGCCTGTCACGGTTGTACCCGGCGGTGCACATTTCTTTCACGGACAATTGCCGCTGCTCAGGGAGCTCGTCGGGCGGCACCTGCAGGCCAGGTTTTGACGCCCGCATCGTGGGTGCGGCCCGTTTTATCTTTCACAGACCCAGGCGCTCGCCGGCTGCGCGAACGCCACGCAACATGAAATTTTCTTTTGCTTTTCTTTCACGCTGGGCGGCGCTGCTTGCGCTCGCGCCGCTGCTGAGTTTCGCGCAACTGCCGCCCGCTCCCGAAGTCGCGGCGCGCAACTACCTGGTGATGGACCTGACTTCGGGTCAGATTCTCGCCTCCAAAGACATCGACGTACCGATCGAGCCCGCTTCCCTGACCAAGCTGATGACGAGCTATGTGGTGTTTGACGCCTTGCGCGCCAAGAAGATCACGCTGGATCAGCGGTTTTCCGTCAGCGAGCTCGCCTGGAAGATGCCGGGTTCGCGCATGTTCATTGATCCCAAGATGCAGGTGCCGGTGGACGATCTGCTCAAGGGCATGATCGTGCAATCGGGCAACGACGCATCCATGGCCCTGGCCGAAGGCGTGGGGGGCAGCGCCGAGAACTTCGTGCGCATGATGAACGACCAGGCCAAGGCGCTCGGGCTCAGCGGCACTTCGTACAAGAACCCTGAGGGCCTGACCGAAGCCGGCCACTACACGACGGCGCGCGATCTGGCGCTGCTGTCCAAGCACTTGGTGCAGGATTTTCCCGAGTACATGCACTACTTCGCGATCAAGCAATATCGCTACGAAGGAACGCCCAAAGCCAATGCCAACAACCGCAACGTGCTATTGTTTCGTGACCCCACGGTGGACGGGCTCAAGACCGGCCATACCGCAGCGGCGGGTTACTGCCTGGTGGCCACGGCCAAGCGGGAGTTTCCGCAGCTCGGCGAGCGCCGGGTCGTGGCGGTCGTCCTCGGGGCCGAGAGCGACAACATCCGCGCCAACGAGACCCAGAAGCTGCTGAACTGGGGTTACAGCGCATTCGACGACGTCAAGCTCTTCGATGCGGGTCAGCCCGTGGCGACGCCCAAGCTCTGGAAGGGGGCGCAGGACACACTCAAGATCGGTCGCTCGCAAGCCATCGTGGTGACGGTGCCGGCGGGCAGCGCCGGGAAAATCACCACGCAGATCGTGCGCCCCGACCCCTTGGTCGCGCCTTACGCCAAAGGCCAGGAGGTGGGCGTGCTGCAGGTGATGCTGGGCGAGCAAAAACTCGCCGAGTTCCCGTTGGTTGCGCTCGAAGCGGTGGAGCAGGCCGGTTTGCTGGGCCGTGCCTGGGACGCGCTGCGCTTGTGGATCAAATAGGCGCGCAGCGCCGCCGCTATTCAGCGGATATGCGCAGCGCCCATCCCGCAGCCCAGGGCCCGAGGAAGGCCGCCAGCGCCAGAATCGCACCCATCAACGAGAGGTGCGCTGAAACCCCCATGCCAGCGGCGCTCGACTGCACGGCAGCGGCGCCGAAGACGAGCACCGGGATGTACAGCGGCAGCACCAGCAGCGCCAGCAGAACGCCGCCGCCGCGCGCGCCGAGGGTGAGCGCAGACATGATGGCGCCGATCAGGCTCAGGGCCGGAGTTCCGAGCAACAGCGACAGCGCGAGCACCGCCACGGCCTCTGCCGGCAGGTCGAACTGCAGCGCCAGCACCGGGGAGAGCAGGGTGAGCAGCAAGCCCGAGCTCAGCCAATGGGCCAGTATCTTGGCCGTCACCAGCATGGGCAGGGGCGTGGCGGCCAGCAGCATCTGCTCCAGGCTGCCGTCCTGATGGTCATCGGCAAACAGCCGGGGCAGCGAAAGCATGGCTGCCAGCAGGGCTGCGACCCAGATCACGCCGGGCGCAATCGCGCGCAGCAGTTCTGTTTCGGCGCCGATACCGAGCGGGAACAGACTGACCACGAGAAAGAAGAAGACGATGGCGGCCGCAGAGTCGGTCTGGCGACGCAGGGCAATGCGCAAGTCGCGCACGAACAGTTGCCAGACGCCGGTCAAAGGCCCGGCAGGCACGCCGGCTGGCGTGGGCAGCGGTGCGCCCGTCATAGCGTCAGCACCTGCTGAGGAACCTCGGCTTCGAGGGCCACGCTTTGATGGCTCGTGAGCACCACCAGGCCGCCACCCGCGACATGCCGCGCGATCAGCCCGAGCAGCCACTGCGTCGCCAGCTGATCGAGCGCGTTGAAGGGCTCGTCGAGCACCCACAGTGGCGCGTGACTCAGCACCAGCCGCGCCAGCGCCGCACGGCGACGCTGACCTTGCGACAGCGTGCGCACCGGTGCGTGTTCGTGCCCGGCCAGGCCAGCCGCCTGCAGAGCGGCCAGAGCCGCAGGCGCTTCGGGTCGTACGCCGCTCAGCGCAAGCAGCAGCTGCAGATTCTCCAGCGCGGAAAGCTCGGGCTTGACGCCCGGCAGATGCCCGAAGAACACCAGTTGGCGCCCATATTCCTCACGCAGACGAGCAATCGGCTGGCCCTGCCACAACACTTCCCCGGCGCTGGGCGACAGCAGGCCGCAGACCATGCGCAGCAGGCTGGTCTTGCCGGCGCCGTTGGCGCCTTGCACGCGCAGCACCTGTCCGGCAGGCAGATCGAGGTGCAGATCGGAAAAGAGAACCCGGCGCGCCCGAATGCAGCCCAGACCCACGAGTTGCAGGGCGGCAGCACCTGTGCGGGCGAGCCGGTCGGGCGGCGCGATTGGGGCGACCTCCACCTTGAGCGCCCTCAGCGCGCCACGACGCGATCGAGCACGATATGCACGCCGCTGCTGCCCGCGGCCACCCCGTCCACATGCCCTTCGATATCCCCCGGCTGCGGCGTGGCACTGCCACTCTTGGAAACGCGCGCTACCAGATTGACCTGGGCAAAGCGCGACAGCCGCAGCTCTTCGGCCATGGCGCTGCTGTCGTCGAGCGTGAAGGCCACGGGCCAACCCGTGGCGGCTACGCGCAGCGCGGCCAGCGGCATGGGCGGGCCCTTGGGAGCACGAGCGAAGACGAACAAGGTATCGGAGTCGGCAATCTGGTCGGCCACGCTCGGATCCACCGTGACCGAGCCGCTGATGGCGGCCTGGCCCGGGGGCGCGGATGCTACCTGGGCGGCCGGCGCTTCGCCGCGCGCCCGCGCAATCAGCTGGTCTATGGTCTCGGCGTCTTTTGCGCCCTCGGGCAACAGGGTCTTGAGATGCTCCCAATGCTGCAGTGCCGTCTTCGCGTCGCCTTGCTGCAGCGCAGCGAGGCCGGCAAACGCCAGCGCGTTGAGGTTGTTCGGGTCGATCTTCAAGGCGCGTTGAACCATGGCGGTTGGCTCGCCCGAAAGATCGCGCCCATGCGCCACCGCAAGGGTATTGGCGTATTCGACCCACAGATCGGGGCTGTCGTCCACCAGCTCCGTGGCCTTGGCATAAGCGGCCAGAGCCTCGTCGGTGTGCCCGAGCTGCATGCTCGCGCGGGCCAGCATGACCCACGACGGGGCATCCTGGGCGTCGGCCGCCACGCGCGCCCGCAAGGCCGCAAGTGTGGTTTCGTCGGGCGCCTGGGGCAGCGCGTCGCTCGCTTGGACGGCCGCATGCTTGCCGCTGATGGCCCCCGGCTGCCCCACCGCCAGATAGACGCTCACC
The DNA window shown above is from Comamonas sp. NLF-1-9 and carries:
- a CDS encoding DUF1631 family protein, with amino-acid sequence MAPTPMHRPSSDLAGAARRRFVQSLCDSLPGVDKALFDALNELVGEVATHQVMQRRRDTWLHYRSHHQKWADGVAKAWREAEGGAPRKAAAPRELGGGALDGLQLVSEDAVENRLLGARLARAIAAKADSTLEAVRQRTKYLEGRELEAGDVLRPEVACLALVDQWFDAGLSRDELDLVFDSLETALTKAAVPAYEAVTEFYDTQGVPDLAALRSRVVRPASAGTRAYAGAGSAFAPGHPATSGYGALASGSQLGSAGAHLAPQAGMVAPSAYAGYPGGAQAVDAAQAYGWSQLDMTRQRAEEVMVQLQHLLVQSSTGFSPVHAPPATVALSQALGSMQVQANAFYGSAGPHMLVSAYAPVAVAQAVTEVRQRAVELKEKAETASEKAIIEIVALMFQSILDEDRIPPSVRVWFARLQVPVLRVALAEPQFFNQVDHPARKLIDRMGSCVLGFDANAINGSALEKEIRRVVQVVEQYPETGSKVFQIVHDEFEKFLADSLVKAQKTSSEIVGVAQQMEQKETLTVQFTIELRTMLRDMPVRDEIRDFLFRTWAEVLAMAAVKYGVQDKETMQYKRVAADLVWASGAKPNRSERNQVIQMLPGILERLRRGLALVGMEGEAQDAQIKELTDTLAEAFVAKTAVIPQERIDEMAQRLVDLEDFISDESLGDIPLNAENIELLLGIDASAIDVIPDTDAPVQSEALKRANELSLGTWYTLDHNGGTTRVQYVWHSQRKQLHLFIAPSGQNYLFQARRLAAYLQARLLTPQDVEGITVRATRNVVAKLNANPERLLS
- a CDS encoding CopD family protein, whose product is MLWVKSLHIVFVVSWFAGLFYLPRIFVNLAMVAPGSVAERQRLLLMARKLMRFMSLLAVPALALGLWLWLGYGIGRGPGNGWLHAKLLVVLALLVYHGLCMLELHRLAHGTSRHGDRWFRWFNEIPVLLLLAAVVLVVVKPF
- a CDS encoding ferredoxin; the protein is MNDSRSVPYYQRHIFFCLNQRDNGDYCCAQHGAKEAFEHCKRRVKDEGLAGKGKVRVNKAGCLNRCAGAPVAVVYPEGIWYTYVDLADIDEIVEAHLKHGQIVERLVLPDEVGR
- a CDS encoding alpha/beta hydrolase, with amino-acid sequence MQSQRLELAGPAGAIEAVRSAPDDEASLRGTAVVAHPHPQFGGTMNNKVVQTLARAFVMAGFAAVRFNFRGVGESAGTYDEGRGELQDMLAVVQQAAAEGPLALAGFSFGAFVASQALHTLWEQRPATHAVLVGAAASNFDVAQVPEPARMRTLVVHGEHDDVVPLAAVLDWARPQLLPVTVVPGGAHFFHGQLPLLRELVGRHLQARF
- a CDS encoding D-alanyl-D-alanine carboxypeptidase family protein, which gives rise to MKFSFAFLSRWAALLALAPLLSFAQLPPAPEVAARNYLVMDLTSGQILASKDIDVPIEPASLTKLMTSYVVFDALRAKKITLDQRFSVSELAWKMPGSRMFIDPKMQVPVDDLLKGMIVQSGNDASMALAEGVGGSAENFVRMMNDQAKALGLSGTSYKNPEGLTEAGHYTTARDLALLSKHLVQDFPEYMHYFAIKQYRYEGTPKANANNRNVLLFRDPTVDGLKTGHTAAAGYCLVATAKREFPQLGERRVVAVVLGAESDNIRANETQKLLNWGYSAFDDVKLFDAGQPVATPKLWKGAQDTLKIGRSQAIVVTVPAGSAGKITTQIVRPDPLVAPYAKGQEVGVLQVMLGEQKLAEFPLVALEAVEQAGLLGRAWDALRLWIK
- the ccmB gene encoding heme exporter protein CcmB, translated to MTGAPLPTPAGVPAGPLTGVWQLFVRDLRIALRRQTDSAAAIVFFFLVVSLFPLGIGAETELLRAIAPGVIWVAALLAAMLSLPRLFADDHQDGSLEQMLLAATPLPMLVTAKILAHWLSSGLLLTLLSPVLALQFDLPAEAVAVLALSLLLGTPALSLIGAIMSALTLGARGGGVLLALLVLPLYIPVLVFGAAAVQSSAAGMGVSAHLSLMGAILALAAFLGPWAAGWALRISAE
- the ccmA gene encoding cytochrome c biogenesis heme-transporting ATPase CcmA, with the translated sequence MEVAPIAPPDRLARTGAAALQLVGLGCIRARRVLFSDLHLDLPAGQVLRVQGANGAGKTSLLRMVCGLLSPSAGEVLWQGQPIARLREEYGRQLVFFGHLPGVKPELSALENLQLLLALSGVRPEAPAALAALQAAGLAGHEHAPVRTLSQGQRRRAALARLVLSHAPLWVLDEPFNALDQLATQWLLGLIARHVAGGGLVVLTSHQSVALEAEVPQQVLTL
- the ccmI gene encoding c-type cytochrome biogenesis protein CcmI, with product MLAFVALAAAMVLAALAAVLFPLLRRRQRPLQHGEDLAVLADGLRELDAQLAAGDVGAAEHERARLELQRQALQADQAARAQAQSSQQANWAIALATAVALPLLAVSVYLAVGQPGAISGKHAAVQASDALPQAPDETTLAALRARVAADAQDAPSWVMLARASMQLGHTDEALAAYAKATELVDDSPDLWVEYANTLAVAHGRDLSGEPTAMVQRALKIDPNNLNALAFAGLAALQQGDAKTALQHWEHLKTLLPEGAKDAETIDQLIARARGEAPAAQVASAPPGQAAISGSVTVDPSVADQIADSDTLFVFARAPKGPPMPLAALRVAATGWPVAFTLDDSSAMAEELRLSRFAQVNLVARVSKSGSATPQPGDIEGHVDGVAAGSSGVHIVLDRVVAR